One genomic segment of Besnoitia besnoiti strain Bb-Ger1 chromosome VII, whole genome shotgun sequence includes these proteins:
- a CDS encoding Sodium:neurotransmitter symporter family protein (encoded by transcript BESB_076850) yields the protein MMTSLAADTLAQVRQVAFVATGVLGVPCQYLRISRAWGRDRGQPLTTTPVGGSPCGFTDEARSDIKRPLARQWTAADSTQPGPFAAVPEGSRGRGDIRSDGDTQSATGVWLARSRLAATDASVGFQPVRPTQCESRSHTRQGRHSRRVASSPSPPLCRKGERRSREEAASALPATAKRHRGPDSFPPPPLDAPRAPPLYYTEGVHGFSRLRTRAHLPVLSPIVGSPLSPSWSARGSSPPSKTTPASARPPSPASPRIPPAGVVRSPPLPGSPPPNPPFLFTPVLQVSGGYVPQTGGPLKRKRSQERGDSPEFGEPCRKVWGSPWVSWRKGEPVLPPSPGALWSPSGSPEGLQSDSD from the exons ATGATGACCTCCCTAGCGGCCGACACCCTCGCGCAGGTGAGGCAAGTGGCGTTCGTGGCGACCGGAGTGCTGGGCGTCCCGTGCCAGTATTTGCGA ATCAGCCGCGCGTGGGGCAGGGACCGGGGCCAGCCACTGACCACCACACCTGTTGGAGGATCGCCTTGTGGTTTCACAGATGAGGCACGTAGTGACATCAAGCGCCCATTGGCGCGCCAGTGGACGGCAGCAGATTCGACGCAGCCGGGGCCCTTTGCGGCCGTTCCAGAGGGGAGCCGTGGTCGCGGGGACATTCGAAGCGACGGAGACACACAGTCGGCGACCGGAGTTTGGCTTGCACGATCTCGTTTAgcagcgacagacgcctCCGTGGGTTTCCAACCTGTTCGCCCTACACAGTGCGAGTCAAGGAGTCATACACGACAAGGCAGGCATTCCAGGCGCGtagcgtcgtcgccctctcctccgcttTGCAGGAAAGGCGAACGCAGGAGTCGAGAGGAGGCTGCGTCGGCCCTGCCGGCCACAGCCAAGCGGCACCGCGGGCCTGACTCgttcccgcccccccccctcgacGCTCCGCGAGCCCCGCCTCTGTACTACACAGAAGGCGTGCATGGCttctcgaggctgcgcacACGAGCACACCTCCCAGTCCTATCGCCGATTGTGGGAAGTCCCTTGAGCCCCTCTTGGTCTGCACGGGGCTCATCCCCGCCTTCGAAaacgacgccggcgagcgctCGGCCGCCCAGCCCAGCTAGCCCCCGAATCCCCCCTGCGGGGGTCGTCCGGTCCCCACCTCTGCCGGGCTCCCCACCGCCGAATCCACCCTTCCTTTTCACCCCAGTCTTGCAGGTCAGTGGCGGGTACGTCCCGCAGACAGGGGGGCCCCTCAAGCGGAAACGGTCGCAGGAGAGAGGTGACTCGCCCGAATTCGGCGAACCTTGTCGCAAGGTCTGGGGCTCGCCGTGGGTCTCTTGGCGCAAAGGGGAACCcgtgctgccgccgtcgccggggGCACTTTGGTCTCCATCGGGCTCTCCTGAGGGTCTACAATCCGATAGTGATTAG
- a CDS encoding actin-like protein ALP 5 (encoded by transcript BESB_076860) yields MMVPPAVVLDNGTGCLKAGFAGEFLPRHCLNTCVGQVRERQHQGLLLYGEDLLLSSNYFCLRPSQAAATISPLVSDVEMMRDLWEVLLTHKRYLNFSEASLADQGVIVTEPFLAPPAVRHALSEVLFEDFRFSQVLFLPAQQAVPFAFLNGPLEDDDATEVGADGLPGLAGSVEPKAFAPDSVRRYGGLRAPPPPEGEGEGEGGDVPDAAKGRSRRGDREEEKRRRSAPASLEASQEALVFRGKLCGLVVDVGFSGSMVVPYMDLQPVERAALRSSVGGSLLTTVLKNLCGFRSLNLERNELLVQRMKEACCFVSQDFDKQLSRAQSEAQAAGGPTCVESAHLFKEFFLPEYGSGATRASILSFFNSPATPPNAPSAGAPHAREPVAASLPAADAALNSEERQSVRLCTERISVPEVLFHPQDVGSAECGLVELIQRSIALLPRELQPFAGDEILLVGGSSQFPGLRQRLWRELRAALPQHWPVNIYTEAEPQFSVWRGASCSYADRALFDYNAVTRQQFEEVGTHRSQGGAQNADYAAFY; encoded by the exons ATGATGGTCCCTCCGGCGGTAGTCTTGGATAACGGGACGGGCTGTTTGAAGGCGGGTTTCGCGGGCGAGTTTTTGCCGCGCCATTGTCTGAACACCTGTGTGGGTCAGGTCCGGGAGCGGCAGCACCAGGGCTTGCTACTCTACGGCGAGGATCTGCTGCTGTCCTCGAATTACTTTTGCCTGCGGccttcgcaggcggcagcgacgatcTCGCCTCTCGTCTCGGATGTCGAGATGATGCGCGATTTGTGGGAAGTGCTTCTCACGCACAAACGCTACCTGAACTTCTCAGAGGCGTCCCTCGCAGACCAGGGCGTCATCGTCACGGAGCCCTTCCTTGCCCCGCCTGCGGTGCGACATGCGCTCAGCGAAGTCCTTTTTGAGGACTTCCGCTTCAGCCAAGTCCTCTTCCTCCCTGCGCAGCAGGCCGtccccttcgccttcctcaacGGGCCtctcgaggacgacgacgccaccgaagtcggcgccgacggcctcCCGGGTCTCGCGGGCTCGGTGGAGCCCaaggccttcgcgcccgACAGCGTGCGCCGGTACGGAGGCCTGCGagccccccctccgccggagggcgagggcgagggcgagggcggcgacgtgcccgacgcggcgaaggggcgcagccgcaggggcgacagagaggaagagaagcgtcgccgcagcgcgcctgcgtcgctggaGGCCTCGCAAGAGGCGCTTGTCTTCAGGGGCAAGCTCTGCGGGCTGGTCGTGGACGTCGGCTTCAGCGGCTCTATGGTAGTCCCCTACATGGATCTCCAGCCcgtcgagcgcgccgcgctgcggagcTCCGTCGGCGGCAGTCTGCTCACCACGGTTTTGAAGAACCTCTGCGGGTTCCGCTCGCTCAACCTCGAGAGAAACGAACTCCTCGTTCAGCGA ATGAAGGAGGCGtgctgcttcgtctcgcAAGACTTCGACAAGCAGCTCAGCCGCGCGCAAAGCGAGGCACAGGCTGCCGGCGGACCGACCTGCGTGGAGAGCGCCCACCTCTTCAAGGAGTTCTTTTTGCCCGAGTACGGCTCGGGAGCGACG CGGGCGTCcattctctccttcttcaaCTCTCCCGCCACTCCGCCAAACGCGCcttctgccggcgcgcctcacgcTCGCGAGCCTGTAgctgcttctctgccggCCGCTGATGCGGCCCTCAACTCTGAAGAGCGACAGAgcgtgcgcctctgcacAGAGCGAATCTCAGTGCCTGAAGTCCTTTTCCATCCCCAGG acGTGGGGAGCGCCGAGTGCGGCCTCGTGGAGCTCATTCAGCGTTCCATCGCGTTGCTGCCGCGGGAACTCCAGCCCTTTGCAGGCGACGAGATTCTGCTCGTCGGGGGCTCTTCGCAGTTCCCCGGCCTTCGCCAGAGACTCtggcgcgagctccgcgccgcgctgcctcag CATTGGCCTGTGAACATCTACacggaggcggagccgcaATTTTCTgtctggcgcggcgccagctgctCCTACGCTGACCGCGCGCTCTTCGACTACAACGCGGTCACCCGCCAGCAGTTCGAAGAAGTCGGCACACACCGAAGCCAGGGGGGCGCGCAGAACGCGGACTACGCAGCCTTCTACTGA